The Flavobacteriales bacterium genomic interval CTGAACAGGAATGCCCGTCATTTGAGCCACCACTTCTGCAACATTTTCTTCCGTTACGGTAACACGTTGCAAGCGCGATTCTTCTTCCCATTTCTTTTTCGCTGCTTCCAATTGTTCCTGAAGCTGACGTTCAGTATCGCGTAATTTAGCCGCTTCTTCGTATTTCTGACTGCGAACTACATTGTTCTTTTCTTCCTTGATATCTTCAATTTTCTTTTCAATATCGAGGATGTTTTTGGGAACATTGATATTGCTCAAGTGAACACGTGAACCTACTTCATCCAATGCGTCGATTGCCTTATCCGGTAAGTGACGATCAGTAATATATCGGGCCGTCAGTTTAACACATGCCTCAATAGCATCCGGAGTATAATTTACATTGTGGTGATCTTCATATTTTTCCTTGATGTTATTCAGGATTTGAATGGTTTCATCCACACTTGTAGGCTCAACAATTACCTTTTGGAAACGACGCTCAAGAGCACCATCTTTCTCGATGTACTGACGGTATTCATCAAGCGTAGTAGCACCGATGCATTGGATTTCACCACGTGCAAGAGCTGGCTTAAACATATTGGATGCATCTAATGAACCGGAAGCTCCTCCAGCACCAATAATCGTATGGATTTCGTCAATAAACAAAATCACGTCCGGCGATTTTTCCAATTCGTTCATCACCGCTTTCATGCGCTCTTCGAACTGTCCACGGTATTTCGTTCCGGCCACAAGTGATGCCAGGTCGAGAGAAACAACGCGTTTATTAAATAAAACACGCGATACTTTACGTTGAACAATACGAAGTGCCAATCCTTCGGCAATGGCTGATTTACCAACACCTGGTTCTCCAATGAGAATCGGGTTGTTTTTCTTTCTGCGGCTAAGGATCTGGCAAACGCGTTCTATTTCTTGTTCGCGCCCTACAATCGGATCAAGTTTTCCATCTTCTGCAGCTTTGGTAAGATCACGACCAAAATTATCCAATACCGGAGTTTTGGATTTAGAATCGGATCTGCGTTGACTTTGAGAGAAGGAATCTCCGGCATTTTCATCGTCATCATCTGCCGGATTGTTGGGCAGTTCTGATTTAGGGTAGTTGTTGTCTTTGAGCATGTTTTCTAGTTCTGCTTTTACTGTGTCGTAATCTATATTAAAACGATGTAAGGAACGTGTGGCAATATTGTCCTCGTCTTTTAAAATCGACAATAACAAATGTTCGGTTCCAATTACGCTGCTTTTAAATAATCGGGCTTCAAGATAAGTAATCTTTAATACCTTTTCCGCCTGCTTCACCAATGGCAAATTGCCAACAGTGGCAGAGCGGGAATTTCCCGGATTAAGATTCTTTTCGAGCTCCTTGCGAAGATCTTTAACGTCTGTACCAAGTTGACGAATAATCTTAATTGCTTTTCCTTCTCCTTCGCGGATTATTCCCAGCAATAAGTGTTCAACTCCGATATATTCGTGTCCCAGTCTCAAGGCTTCCTCTCTGCTAAAGGTGATTACATCCTTTACCCGGGGTGAAAATTTAGCTTCCATAGTGTGTGTCTCCTTCCGATCCCATCTGTTTAAGATTCATCGCAAGTGGCCTAAAAATACAGGAGTTTGCGATGCTTCCAAAATTATACAAGCAATATGTTAGGACCTTGTTCATAAGCTGTTTTTTTCAACAGATTTTTGTTTAAAATTACGGGGTCAAAAATCCTTCGTTTGCCTCACAAATTGGGTACTTTCGTCCTCCTTTGAAGATTTTCTTCAAGAATCATGCAAATCAAGATATAAGACATTATGGCAGAAGGCGAAAAGATTATCCCTATTAACATCGAAGAAGAAATGAAAACGGCTTACATCGATTATTCGATGTCGGTTATTGTTTCCCGTGCATTACCTGATGTACGCGATGGATTAAAACCCGTACACAGAAGGGTTTTATTCGGGATGCAAGAGTTAGGTGTATTATCGAACAGACCCTATAAAAAATCGGCGCGTATCGTTGGGGAAGTATTAGGAAAGTATCACCCACATGGTGATAGTTCGGTATACGATACCATGGTGCGTATGGCGCAGGAATGGTCCTTGCGTTATCCTTTAGTGGATGGTCAGGGTAACTTCGGTTCAATTGATGGTGATAGTCCGGCTGCAATGCGTTACACCGAAGCGCGTTTGAAAAAAATTGCGGAAGAATTACTCTCGGATATTGAGAAAGATACGGTTGATTTTCGTCCCAATTTCGACGACTCCTTAGAAGAACCTACTGTTTTACCGGCTCGTATACCTAACCTGTTAATCAACGGTTCATCGGGTATTGCCGTTGGTATGGCTACCAATATGCCACCACACAACCTCACGGAAGTGATTGATGGTACCATTGCATACATCGACAACCGCGATATTGATATTGCCGGTTTAATGAAATATGTAAAAGCACCCGATTTTCCAACCGGAGGAACTATTTATGGTTACGACGGAGTAAAACGTGCATTTGAAGAAGGTCGTGGTCGTGTAGTTATTCGCGGTAAGGCGGTTATTGAAGAGGAAAAAGGTCGGGATATGATCATTGTATCCGAGATTCCTTACATGGTGAACAAGGCAGAAATGATTCGTAAAACAGCGGATCTGGTGGAGGAGAAAAAAATTGAAGGTATCTCCGATATCCGTGATGAATCGGATCGTTCGGGTATGCGCATCGTTTATGAATTAAAGCGTGATGCTATACCTAATGTAGTACTGAATAATCTCTATAAGTACACGGATCTACAAAGCTCGTTTTCAGTAATTAATATTGCGCTTGTTAAAGGTCGTCCGATGGTGTTAAACCTGAAGGATATGATCGTTCAGTTTGTGGATCACCGTCACGAAGTGGTGGTAAGAAGAACCAAATTTGAATTAAGAAAAGCACAGGAAAGAGCTCATATTTTAGAAGGATTAATCATTGCTTCGGATAATATCGATGAAGTGATTGCATTAATCCGTGCATCGGCAAGTCCGGATGAAGCGCGTGAAAAATTGATGACCCGTTTCAGCTTGTCGGAAATTCAAGCCAAGGCTATCGTAGAAATGCGTCTGCGTCAGTTAACCGGACTTGAACAAGATAAATTACGTGCTGAGTACGAAGAAGTGATGAACCTGATCAAAGAACTTCAGTCCTTATTGGACAATGAAGATCTTAGAATGGAACTCATTAAGAAGGAGTTGATCGAGATCAAAGAACAATACGGCGATGAGCGCAGAAGTCAGATTGAATATGCATCGGGCGACTTCCGTATTGAAGATATGATTGCCGATGATGAAATGGTGATTACCATTTCTCACATGGGTTATATTAAACGTACACCGTTAAAGGATTACAGAACCCAAAGTCGTGGAGGAGTTGGTTCTAAAGGAAGTTCAACACGCGATGAGGACTTCCTGGAACATATTTTCATGGCTCAAAACCATGATTACCTGTTAATCTTCACAGAAAAAGGAAAATGTTTCTGGATTCGTGTGTTTGAAATTCCGGAAGGAAACAAAACCTCCAAAGGAAGAGCTATTCAGAACCTGATCAATATTGAGCCGGATGATAAAGTACGTGCCTATATTAATGTGAAGGACATTACCAATCAGGAGGCGATTCAGGATAAATACATCATTCTGTGTACCAAAAAAGGTGTTATTAAGAAAACCGAACTCGAAGCGTATTCACGTCCAAGATCCAACGGTATTAATGCCATCACCATTCGTGAAAATGACACCCTGCTTGAGGCTCGATTAACCAATGGAAAAGACCATATTATGATGG includes:
- a CDS encoding ATP-dependent Clp protease ATP-binding subunit, which gives rise to MEAKFSPRVKDVITFSREEALRLGHEYIGVEHLLLGIIREGEGKAIKIIRQLGTDVKDLRKELEKNLNPGNSRSATVGNLPLVKQAEKVLKITYLEARLFKSSVIGTEHLLLSILKDEDNIATRSLHRFNIDYDTVKAELENMLKDNNYPKSELPNNPADDDDENAGDSFSQSQRRSDSKSKTPVLDNFGRDLTKAAEDGKLDPIVGREQEIERVCQILSRRKKNNPILIGEPGVGKSAIAEGLALRIVQRKVSRVLFNKRVVSLDLASLVAGTKYRGQFEERMKAVMNELEKSPDVILFIDEIHTIIGAGGASGSLDASNMFKPALARGEIQCIGATTLDEYRQYIEKDGALERRFQKVIVEPTSVDETIQILNNIKEKYEDHHNVNYTPDAIEACVKLTARYITDRHLPDKAIDALDEVGSRVHLSNINVPKNILDIEKKIEDIKEEKNNVVRSQKYEEAAKLRDTERQLQEQLEAAKKKWEEESRLQRVTVTEENVAEVVAQMTGIPVQRIAQKESGRLVQMADNLKGRVIGQEEAVQKVVKAIQRNRAGLKDPNKPIGSFIFLGPTGVGKTQLAKELAKYLFDSDEAMIRIDMSEYMEKFAVSRLIGAPPGYVGYEEGGQLTEKVRRRPYSIVLLDEIEKAHPDVFNLLLQALDDGQMTDSLGRKIDFRNTIIIMTSNIGARQLSDFGTGVGFGTKAKTEAQTADTKGVVESALRKAFAPEFLNRIDDVIMFNSLKREDIHKIIDIELMKLYSRINELGYKIELTEDAKDYISDNGFDEKFGARPLKRAIQKYLEDPLAEEIIKSNLTEGDTIKVGFDKEKKDLTIQVVKGSGGSKKKPKKEEENPSED
- the gyrA gene encoding DNA gyrase subunit A; translation: MAEGEKIIPINIEEEMKTAYIDYSMSVIVSRALPDVRDGLKPVHRRVLFGMQELGVLSNRPYKKSARIVGEVLGKYHPHGDSSVYDTMVRMAQEWSLRYPLVDGQGNFGSIDGDSPAAMRYTEARLKKIAEELLSDIEKDTVDFRPNFDDSLEEPTVLPARIPNLLINGSSGIAVGMATNMPPHNLTEVIDGTIAYIDNRDIDIAGLMKYVKAPDFPTGGTIYGYDGVKRAFEEGRGRVVIRGKAVIEEEKGRDMIIVSEIPYMVNKAEMIRKTADLVEEKKIEGISDIRDESDRSGMRIVYELKRDAIPNVVLNNLYKYTDLQSSFSVINIALVKGRPMVLNLKDMIVQFVDHRHEVVVRRTKFELRKAQERAHILEGLIIASDNIDEVIALIRASASPDEAREKLMTRFSLSEIQAKAIVEMRLRQLTGLEQDKLRAEYEEVMNLIKELQSLLDNEDLRMELIKKELIEIKEQYGDERRSQIEYASGDFRIEDMIADDEMVITISHMGYIKRTPLKDYRTQSRGGVGSKGSSTRDEDFLEHIFMAQNHDYLLIFTEKGKCFWIRVFEIPEGNKTSKGRAIQNLINIEPDDKVRAYINVKDITNQEAIQDKYIILCTKKGVIKKTELEAYSRPRSNGINAITIRENDTLLEARLTNGKDHIMMALNSGRAILFPEDEVRDMGRTASGVRGIRLVDEQKEEVIGMVTFADINENEVLVVSEKGYGKRSKVSEYRITGRGGKGVKTLNITDKTGDLVAIKNVSDENDLMIITKSGIAIRLAAADLRTMGRVTQGVRLINLKGNEEIASVAVVNRNDEEDETGNEGSDLIQPVSPDDVLDNPVDEADESNGTEIENGNVE